The sequence TCTGGACTAACAGTGATACCTGTGATATTGTAATAGGGTTTCCCTTCGGCCATTTTATCAACGTCCAATAAGATTTCTTCGTTGGCAGACAGATTCCCTTTTTTTCTACAATATTTATAGTATTGTTTTCCTTCTTCTGCACGGGTATAATAAAAATAGCCATTGTTAAATACAGGAACAGACTCGTCTTTTTCTTTTATTCTGGCTTTCATTTCATTGAAAAGCTGGTTCTGTAATTTTTTGGTACCAGTCATCATTTGCTCAGTATAATCATTCTCATCAGTCAGGTATTTTACCACTTTTGCACTATCTGGCCCTTTTTTAAAATAATCAATCATCCAGTAATAGGGGTCAGGTACTGTATCCCCGTGTATTATTCTGATATGCTCTTTTTTTGCAGCAATAGGTGCCTGTATTTTCGGCCATTGATAACTCATTTCTTTTTGGTTTTTTACGTTGGAACAGCCAGTTAGTAGCATTAAACTGGTTAAAACTGGAATTATCAGTCTCATGGAACGATTCTTTTATTGAAAATAATGAATTAAGAGAAATCCAGATGGGATTATATTTCGTAGATAAGGTACAAAATCACGCTATGGTATCTATAATCTCCAGACAAAGAGCGGCCTCACGCAGACTTATATCTTTTGGTGTGGTAGCACTCACCGTTATTTTAGGTACGGGAATTACCAACCATCTAAGAGGTCTTTGGTTATCTGCCTGGCTGTTATATGCGTTTGCCTTAGTTATTGGTATTATCATGCTATTGGATTATTGGGGTTATAGCCGATTTAAGAATACAGCAGTTGTTTTGGCGGTAAATGTATTCTTAGGAGCAATAACAACTGTAGAAGGGCTAAATGCAGGGGCTTATTTGTATATTATTCCAACCATTTTCGCTTTGGTATTCATGTTGGGAAATACCCGGGAATATAGGGCAGAGGTAATTGGATATTTTGTTGTAAGTGTACTCACTTTTGCCGCTACTATTTTGTTTGTTCCTAATGCTAGTAGCTGGCAACTAATTAGCGATGATATCTATAAAAAAATGTTTACCACAAATGCCATTGCAGTTGTAGTGCTCTGTGCAGTATTTGCTTATATCGGTATTTATTTTGAGAGAAAAGTATACGAAAGACTAATTAATGAAAGGAACAAAGCGAGACACCAGGAACAGATGATACGCGAGCAAAACGGCTATTTAAGAGAGATAGCTTTTATGAGTTCACATACCGTCCGTGCTCCTTTAAGTAATATTCTCGGACTTGCAGCACTAATGAGGGATGTTCCTAATGATCCGGATACATTTATTTTGGTGAAAGAGGGGATTGCAACTGCCGCCCAGGATTTGGATAAAGCCATACACCATATGGTTTCTAAAACAGGCAATTTAATTAAGCGATAATTGCAGGATTGTAAAAAAAGAAAAGTCCCAACATGTTGGGACTTTTCGAGTTTATGCATGTAAAAATTACTTTTCTGCACTTAAACTAGCACTTAAGTATTCTGAGTTCAGTCTAGCTATATTTGTTAGCGAAATTTCTTTTGGACATGTTGCTTCACAAGCTCCTGTATTGGTACAAGCACCAAAGCCTTCTTTATCCATTTGTGCAACCATGTTCAATACACGGGACTTGCGCTCTGGTTCACCCTGTGGCAATAAAGCAAGGTGGCTCACTTTTGCACTGAGGAACAACATGGCAGAGCTATTTTTACAAGCAGCTACACAAGCTCCACAGCCAATACACATGGCAGCGGCAAAACTATTGTCTGCATTGTCTTTGTTAATGGGTAAGGCATTACCATCAACGGCATTACCTGTATTCACACTAATATAACCACCAGCTTGGATAATTCTGTCGAATGAGGATCTGTCTACAGTCAAGTCTTTGATAACTGGGAAGGCATTGGCTCTCCATGGTTCAACTACAATTGTGTCACCGTCTTTGAATGCACGCATATGTAATTGACAGGTAGTATTTGCCTGCCATGGTCCGTGTGGTTTACCATTAATATACATTGAGCACATTCCACAAATTCCTTCTCTACAATCGTGATCAAATGCAACGGGTTCTTCTCCTTCGCTGATTAATTGCTCATTCAGCACATCAAACATTTCAAGAAAACTCATTTCTGATGAAATATTTTTTACCTGATATGTTTTAAAATCACCCTTTGTATTGCTGTTTTTTTGTCTCCAAACTTTTAAGTTCAGATTCATATGATAGTGTTCCATTGTATAAAATTATTTTCGGTTTTTAATATGCTTGAATAACAACGACTATTTGTAGTTACGCTGTGTTGGCTTAATGACATCATAATTTAAAGGCTCTTTATGAAGTTCCCATTGATGTTCACCTTTCAATTCCCAAGCAGCTACATACATATAACCTGCATCGTCTCTTAACGCCTCGCCATCTGGTGTT is a genomic window of Sediminibacterium sp. TEGAF015 containing:
- a CDS encoding succinate dehydrogenase/fumarate reductase iron-sulfur subunit, which produces MEHYHMNLNLKVWRQKNSNTKGDFKTYQVKNISSEMSFLEMFDVLNEQLISEGEEPVAFDHDCREGICGMCSMYINGKPHGPWQANTTCQLHMRAFKDGDTIVVEPWRANAFPVIKDLTVDRSSFDRIIQAGGYISVNTGNAVDGNALPINKDNADNSFAAAMCIGCGACVAACKNSSAMLFLSAKVSHLALLPQGEPERKSRVLNMVAQMDKEGFGACTNTGACEATCPKEISLTNIARLNSEYLSASLSAEK